A region of the Planctomycetaceae bacterium genome:
CTGCCGGCAAAGGTCACTCGCTGTCAGCTCTGTTTCTGGAAAATCCGATTGCGGAAGCACTGGCGGATCGCCGGATTCGCTATTCGATCTGGCTGAGTCTGATTTCCTGCAGTCTGTCGGCGGTGCTGTCGCTGGTTGTGGCAGTTCCGATGGGATACCTGCTTTCGCGGCACAACTTTTTTGGAAAGAGACTGCTGGATGCGGTGCTGGACATTCCCATCGTCCTGCCGCCGCTCGTGGTTGGCCTGAGTCTGCTGATCCTGTTTCAGTTCGCGCCGCTTGCATTCGTTGCCGGCCGCGTCGTGCATCAAATTCCCGCGGTCGTGCTGGCTCAGTTTTCGGTGGCCTGTGCGTTTGCGGTCAGGACGATGAAATCCACCTTCGACCACATTACTCCCCGCTGCGAACACGTCGCGATCTCACTGGGATGCACACGGGCTCAGGCGTTCGGAATGGTGGTGTTGCCGGACGCGTCCCGAGGCATGCTGACCGCGCTGACGCTGGCCTGGGCGCGGTCGCTGGGTGAATTCGGTCCGCTGCTGGTCTTCGCCGGCATGACACGCATGAAGACGGAAGTGCTGTCAATGACCGTTTACCTGGAACTTTCCGTCGGCAACATCGAAGCCGCGGTGGCGGTGTCTCTGATTATGGTGGTCGCGGCCGTCACCGTGCTGATCGTCGCTCGACGATTCGGAGCGCATCTGGAAGAAGCGGAAACAACCGCCGACGCGCGACACCGGTCGTAAGGCGTGAAGAAGATGAGAGTCGACTTGCCAGCCTTGCCAGCCGCAGGGCGCAAGGCCCGGTTCCCCGCATACGCAACCGCGGCTAGCGCCGTGCGGCTCGCGAGCGGGTGTCAATTCATCTGCCGCACGACTGGTGCTTTTTGGCCACCGGGGAACCGTCCGCCGTGAACCTTCGGTCGCGCAAAAAAAATCCCGGAAGCAGCGAATCCCAGGGGGGCGGAGGACTCAAGCTGCTTCCGGGGGCGATTGGCAAGTTGTTGCCAGTTTGACACAATTCATTTCGTCGTTTGACGTCGTGCTGTGTCTGGCCGAACGGTACGACGATTCGAAAAACGGGTCAATACGTGTTCAGGCTGTCACCGCTGCCGCATGCTCCCGCGACCAGTCTTCTAACGCATTGTCAGATAACGTCTTACAAGCAGTGCTGCCGATTTCCGGCAACTTCTGCCGAGGCAGATTCGAGACAATTTCGGGACAAACTTTGAAAAATGCACACTGTGCGAATCAGATTCTGCGACTGCGGTCGGGACAGCCGTACCGCGTGCCGGATGCTGCAGCCGCAGGGTTCCATGGTCGCTCGCCGGCGCGCCGCAGTGGAGTGCCGGTGACTGTGCTTCCACAGCTGACGGCACCTGACATTTGCCCTGGCCAACGTGTCTTGATGTGTGGCACTGACTGCGCCGGTGCGCTGGCGTCGCGAAAACCACTGGCACAGCCATTGCCACACAACTGATGATCAATTCAGTGCTGACAAAGCACGACAGGATGGAACGATTTCCATGAGCGATGAACTGTTCTCAGTCGCCGGTCAGATCGTGCTGGTCACGGGAGGCAGCCGGGGCATCGGAAAAGCGATCGCCGGCGGCTTCGTCAGTCGCGGCGCAACGGTCGTGATCTGCAGCCGCAACCTGGAATCCGTTGACGCAACTGTCCGCGAACTCAGTCGCGACGGCGGCAGCATCTCCGGACTGGCCTGCGACGTCGCGAACTCGGAAGACGTCACGTCCACCGTTCAGAAAACGCTTCAGCAGCACGGCCGCATTGACACTCTGCTCAACGTCGCCGGAGTCAACCGCCGCAAGCGAGCCGAACAGGTGACCGCCGATGACTACCGGTTCATCATGGACACCAACCTGAAAGGCGCGTTCGAAATGTGCCAGGAAGTCGGGCGTCACATGATCGAACGAAAGTCGGGCGTGCAGATCAACGTTGAGTCGCTAAACACGTACATGCCGCTGAAGGGCGTGTTGCCGTACGCCATCAGCAAGTTCGGAATGCTGGGAATGACTCGCGGACTGGCTCTGGAATGGGGGCAGCACGGCATTCGGGTCAACAGCCTGGCTCCCGGCTTTATCCTGACGGACCTGACCGAAAAGCTGTGGTCAGACCCGACAATGCAGGATTGGAATCGAGCGCAATGCTCCGCTGGG
Encoded here:
- a CDS encoding ABC transporter permease, with translation MSPPVQPEASADPNSQTHRSTDRSSRRVSLSDRAFFVCLSIISGTYVLLIVAMLAADAWYVAEKTIDAAAGKGHSLSALFLENPIAEALADRRIRYSIWLSLISCSLSAVLSLVVAVPMGYLLSRHNFFGKRLLDAVLDIPIVLPPLVVGLSLLILFQFAPLAFVAGRVVHQIPAVVLAQFSVACAFAVRTMKSTFDHITPRCEHVAISLGCTRAQAFGMVVLPDASRGMLTALTLAWARSLGEFGPLLVFAGMTRMKTEVLSMTVYLELSVGNIEAAVAVSLIMVVAAVTVLIVARRFGAHLEEAETTADARHRS
- a CDS encoding SDR family NAD(P)-dependent oxidoreductase — its product is MSDELFSVAGQIVLVTGGSRGIGKAIAGGFVSRGATVVICSRNLESVDATVRELSRDGGSISGLACDVANSEDVTSTVQKTLQQHGRIDTLLNVAGVNRRKRAEQVTADDYRFIMDTNLKGAFEMCQEVGRHMIERKSGVQINVESLNTYMPLKGVLPYAISKFGMLGMTRGLALEWGQHGIRVNSLAPGFILTDLTEKLWSDPTMQDWNRAQCSAGTSGSSRRHGRYCHLSGFKGVGVHDRSDAVRRRRIQQRLELADSAGLTVQSPAPDTRPPDACPTGPLAVAVPNSTVTDLTNRHARSR